DNA from Agarilytica rhodophyticola:
ATATTCATTAAACGGCTGCCCAGAAACATACTCCATCACAAAGTAGGGCTGCCCTTCTGCGGTCAGACCGGCATCGTATAGTTGTGCGATATTAGGATGTATTAGCGACGCTAACAGTCTCTGCTCTCGTTTGAAACGGTCAATTAAGCTGTTTTTATTATTGTCATAGTGGCTGAGTAATTTAATCGCTACTTGCTGCTCGAATTCACCCTCTCTTCGCTCAGCGCGATATACCACACCCATACCACCGCGCCCCAACTCTTCACACAGGGTGTAAGACCCTATATCTAGGCCTTCTAAATTCTGAGCAAAACTTCCGCCAGCAACAGTATCCCCAGTTATACTCATTAATGAAGTTACCAACTCTGCGGCAGGGCGGCTTAAAAAAGTCAGCGCATTTTTCTCAGCCAGCAAAAGAGCTTCAATCTCTTCATATAACGATTTATTTTTGTCACATAAAGACTTGAGATAATCGAGTTGTTTGTCTTCGGGCTGCTCAAGTACATGATCAATTATTGATGTAATTTCATGCCATCGAGTTGCAGAGAAATCTATTGTCATAATATTTAAGTGATCGCAACGTACGTCTCTTTCCATAGAATATAGGGCATAGAGAGCCGTATCCAACTAAGCCTTAACTAATCGCAAGTCGCTATTCACTTTCCATTAGTAGTTGCTAACATTTATCGTTCTATAATTCATTATATAGTCGCCGCTATCATTAATATATATAGGACACCTCTATTAATTAACAGTTTACGACTTTACTAATAAATCGCGAACGCGGGCAAAACAAGCACAACGGTTATGAACAGCTTCTAAGTATATAATAATGCTGCTGGCTTTAGAGTATGTTAACAGGCCTTAGAGTAACTAGTGTGAAGTTAATAAAAACATAGAAAAGCAGAAAAATAGAAAACAAAAACGAATAGAATACGTTCCCAGTAAGAAACAGTCAGTTTACACTGTGCCGGTTATGATTAATTAAGTCTACAAAGAAGAAATAGTATGTATTTCTTCTTTGCGAGCAAGAAAATATTAACCGTCCTTTGTTAGTAATCTTTATTAGGCTAGTAATCCTATATTAAGAATCAGAACAATAAAATTTTTCAAATTTCATTATCATATCTAAAAATACATCTAGAGCAACTGCTACATCCGCCTCGGTGATAGCTTCAGCTGGATGATGACTTATACCACCTTTACATCGCACAAATAGCATTGCCATAGGATATATACCGGAAAAAACCATAGCATCATGGCCTGCTCCACTCATCATAGAAAGAGGTTTTAAGCCATAGTCAGCAATAGATGCAGCGGTCAGTTGTTGTAGCCAATCGGCGCACTCCACAGCTGGTGCATTGTGGATCTCTTGGTAGGAAAAGTTAATATCTCGATCGTGGCATAGCTGTTCGATATATTCAAAAATAGACTTCACCGCGGCATCACGATCCGAATCCTTGCCACTGCGAATATCCAGAGAGAACTGACATTTACCAGCAATTACATTAACTGAGCCAGGGGAACATTCCAACTTACCCACAGTAGCAACGACATTCGAATTCTTAGCTACATCTTCAATTTGAGCAATACACAAAGCGGCAGTAACCATGGCATCTCGACGCATATTCATAGGCACAGTGCCTGCATGCCCAGCCATACCTTCAAGAGTAAAGTTAAAGCGTCGAGCCCCTGCGATAGAAGTAACAACGCCAACAGCTAAGTCTTCTTGCTCAAGTATTGGGCCTTGCTCAATATGTAACTCAAGATAAGCTGCGACTTTGTCGCCACTACGATTAGCCGTGGAGACTTTCTCAGGTTTAAGACCAAAGCTCTCCATTGCTTGCGAGAGGCTCATCCCTTCTTTATCTTGCAGCGCAAACCAGGAGTCTTGCCACTGTCCAGCCACTGCACGGCTACCTAGCAAGGTAGTGCCAAAACGCGTCCCCTCTTCATCACCGAACCCAACAACGTCGATATGAAAAGGTAATTGAACATTATTCCTGTGAAGAGCATCAACCACCTCTATTGCCGCGACTACGCCTAATATACCGTCGTATTTTCCAGCATTTGGAACAGTGTCTAAGTGAGAACCTAAAATAATAGAACTGGCATCTTCATTTGCTGAAGCATAACGTCCCCAGCAGTTGCCGGCACCGTCTATCCAACTTTTCATACCGGCTTCTTGCATCCACTGTTGAGTTGTGGCGTTACATTGCTGATGCTCTTGTGTGAGATAAGTACGGCAAATACCTGTGCTCATTGAGCTATACTGCGCTAATTGCTCACAACGTTGCATCACCCTAGCAGCTCCGGGAATGTGCTTATCGCCATTCAAATCAAACATACTCACTATTTCAACCTCGGCTATAAACATCGAGTTTTTGCAGGTATTGCGCCTTTTGATCCGCTGTCAAAAAACTCGCTTCAAAGCTATTTTTAGCTAGTACTAAAGCTTGGGGTTTCGTTAAGTTTAAGGCTTCATGTAGCGCCATATAATTTTCGTTGAGGAAACCTCGAAAATAGCTAGGATCATCAGAATTTACAGTAACTTTTACCCCCTCCTCCAGTAATTCAAGAATATTATGCTCTGTCATCGAGTCAAAAACACATAAACAAACATTGGATAGTGGACAGACAGTTAGAGGGATATTTTCCTTTTTAAGGTATTGTAAGAGCGTTGCATCCTCAACACATCTGACTCCGTGATCAATACGTTGCACTTTGAGTTTTTTCAACGCACTCCAGATATAATCTGCTGGTCCCTCTTCCCCGGCATGAGCAATGGCTAGATACCCTTGCTCTCTTGCTACACGATATAACTTTTCGAATTTTTCAGGTGGATTTCCATTTTCTGAGCTGGCCAAGCCAATGGCTACAAAATCATCGCGAAAGGGTTCGGCTTGCGTTAGTGTTTCAATTGCCTCTTGCTCACTTAAATGGCGTAGTAAACTTAAAATTAAAAGTACAGATTGTCCCCAACCTTGTTCGGCTTCTTTGATGGCTTTTTTAAACCCGGCCATCACAGTGGCAAAGCTAACACCATTAGGAAAGTAGGTTTGAGGCTCTACCATAATTTCGCAGTGAACAATATTTTGCTCCCGACATTTAAGTAGATAATCCATCATTAAGTGGTAGAAGTCCTCTTCGTCTTTTAGCACCGAAGCGCCCAGATAATAAAGGTCTAGAAAACTTTGTAAATCGACAAAATTATATGCGGCTTCGACCTCTTCAGTAGTCTTGTAATCTAACTTGACATTATTTTTCTCAGCAAGAGCGAGTAAACGGTGAGCTTGTAAGCTACCATCAATATGTAAATGCAACTCCGCTTTAGGGAGCCCACTTACCCAGGCATTGAAATCACTATTGTCACTCATAT
Protein-coding regions in this window:
- a CDS encoding allantoate amidohydrolase, which translates into the protein MFDLNGDKHIPGAARVMQRCEQLAQYSSMSTGICRTYLTQEHQQCNATTQQWMQEAGMKSWIDGAGNCWGRYASANEDASSIILGSHLDTVPNAGKYDGILGVVAAIEVVDALHRNNVQLPFHIDVVGFGDEEGTRFGTTLLGSRAVAGQWQDSWFALQDKEGMSLSQAMESFGLKPEKVSTANRSGDKVAAYLELHIEQGPILEQEDLAVGVVTSIAGARRFNFTLEGMAGHAGTVPMNMRRDAMVTAALCIAQIEDVAKNSNVVATVGKLECSPGSVNVIAGKCQFSLDIRSGKDSDRDAAVKSIFEYIEQLCHDRDINFSYQEIHNAPAVECADWLQQLTAASIADYGLKPLSMMSGAGHDAMVFSGIYPMAMLFVRCKGGISHHPAEAITEADVAVALDVFLDMIMKFEKFYCSDS
- a CDS encoding adenosine deaminase gives rise to the protein MSDNSDFNAWVSGLPKAELHLHIDGSLQAHRLLALAEKNNVKLDYKTTEEVEAAYNFVDLQSFLDLYYLGASVLKDEEDFYHLMMDYLLKCREQNIVHCEIMVEPQTYFPNGVSFATVMAGFKKAIKEAEQGWGQSVLLILSLLRHLSEQEAIETLTQAEPFRDDFVAIGLASSENGNPPEKFEKLYRVAREQGYLAIAHAGEEGPADYIWSALKKLKVQRIDHGVRCVEDATLLQYLKKENIPLTVCPLSNVCLCVFDSMTEHNILELLEEGVKVTVNSDDPSYFRGFLNENYMALHEALNLTKPQALVLAKNSFEASFLTADQKAQYLQKLDVYSRG